Proteins from a genomic interval of Rubinisphaera italica:
- a CDS encoding MIP/aquaporin family protein, whose product MNKYYAEIIGTFALVFAGTGAIVVNDVAGGSITHVGIALTFGLIVMSMIYAIGDISGAHINPAVTIAFWIAGRFELKFVGPYLISQLIGAFAASGLLRVLFLDHVTLGATLPAGPWWQSFIFEIVLTFLLMFVILNVTVGAKEKGIMAGAAIGSVVALEAMFAGPICGASMNPARSIAPAVVSGELQYFWLYLIAPTLGALLAIPVSQCIQNDETQSTQSPLEES is encoded by the coding sequence ATGAATAAGTATTATGCGGAAATCATCGGAACATTTGCCCTCGTCTTTGCCGGGACGGGTGCGATTGTCGTGAACGATGTTGCGGGCGGTTCCATCACACATGTCGGAATTGCATTAACATTCGGGCTGATTGTGATGTCGATGATATATGCAATTGGAGATATATCGGGGGCGCATATCAATCCTGCAGTCACAATCGCATTCTGGATAGCCGGGCGTTTTGAACTGAAATTTGTTGGTCCCTATCTCATCAGCCAATTGATTGGCGCCTTCGCGGCCAGTGGGTTGCTTCGCGTTCTCTTTCTGGATCATGTTACATTGGGTGCCACACTTCCTGCAGGTCCCTGGTGGCAGTCATTCATATTTGAAATCGTGCTGACTTTTCTGCTGATGTTCGTGATACTCAATGTGACTGTCGGAGCCAAAGAGAAGGGCATTATGGCAGGAGCCGCGATCGGAAGTGTTGTGGCGCTGGAAGCGATGTTTGCTGGACCAATCTGCGGAGCCTCGATGAATCCGGCACGCTCAATTGCACCGGCTGTCGTCAGTGGAGAGTTACAGTATTTCTGGCTCTACCTGATCGCCCCGACTCTCGGAGCATTGTTGGCAATTCCTGTCAGCCAATGTATTCAAAATGATGAAACTCAATCCACACAATCACCTTTGGAAGAAAGTTAA
- a CDS encoding integrase core domain-containing protein: MSGAATSDRQKRPAILIHDRDTKYTKKFRETVQAAGMKTNPLPKASPNLNGRCERFIEKIKLEYLNKFIVFGKKHLDYLTDEFTQYYNTKRSHMERDHLPPIREEPGEVETISIDQIEVKKYVGGLVKSFERKAALSRRM, encoded by the coding sequence TTGTCTGGGGCCGCGACCAGTGATCGCCAGAAGCGCCCCGCGATCCTCATTCATGATCGAGATACGAAATACACGAAAAAGTTTCGTGAAACCGTTCAAGCAGCGGGCATGAAAACCAATCCCTTACCGAAAGCCTCACCCAATTTGAATGGTCGGTGCGAACGATTCATCGAGAAAATCAAACTGGAATATCTCAACAAATTCATTGTGTTCGGTAAGAAGCATCTCGATTATCTCACGGACGAATTCACGCAGTATTACAATACGAAACGATCGCACATGGAACGGGATCACCTGCCACCGATTCGCGAGGAGCCTGGTGAAGTGGAGACAATTTCAATCGATCAGATAGAGGTGAAAAAATACGTTGGTGGATTGGTCAAGTCGTTTGAGCGGAAGGCTGCATTATCCAGAAGAATGTAG
- a CDS encoding putative bifunctional diguanylate cyclase/phosphodiesterase, with amino-acid sequence MLRQNQLGNIIAVDRLFVGLMVAQWVTAIAATVFLSPTTWIGTTSVTSLHVWTAVLLGGAISSLPVFLGLKYPGRPLTRYVIALSQVLWSSLLIYLTGGRIETYFHIFVSLAFLSFYREWKLLVVPAIFLTLDHLILGALWPQSVYGVFIEGPLRWIEHTTWIIFEVVILAIGCRRSQAAMRISAEYQEQLTRTNSHIEQLVQERTHELSLNQQKLSTTQARLQAMLDSTLDPMITINCRGIVQTASNSVETVFGWKPIELIGQNIKVLMPEPYRSNHDGYLSRYQQTGKSKLLGQPRELNAMHRDGTVFPCLLTLWKVEIPDQSEPLFMGILRNISEQKLLMTQLHENAYHDVLTGLPNRLSILDSIQDAIDQKKDDHFALLFLDFDGFKLINDSLGHEVGDELLKAIATRLRSDLRVTDKVQAARLGGDEFVVLLMGLTSPADSIAVTERLLKVLSESYKLGDHTIYSSASIGIVNSEDRFEKASEMLRDADMAMYEAKAAGKACFAVFDHTLHSKAKLRLQIENGLRQAIELNELFLAYQPIISLETGRLSGVEALLRWVHPELGNINPDKFISIAEETGMIVPIGRWVIDEACRQFADWKHSQSVATRPLCVHVNVSRKQLLSSDFAWTVEQSLARHAVPPECLHLEVTESVIMDDPAFMITVLNNLKQLGVKIDIDDFGTGYSSLSCLHEFPIDVLKIDRAFVANIGRVYNFAALLQAILALADNLNLQVVAEGIEDADQLALLQALGCEYGQGYFFAKPMPADEIAGFAASRRKTTVNEYDVLPGGLPIVVPAENVNQLQECEADA; translated from the coding sequence TTGTTACGGCAAAATCAACTCGGCAATATCATCGCAGTCGACCGTTTGTTTGTAGGGCTGATGGTTGCGCAGTGGGTGACAGCAATTGCGGCGACCGTATTCTTATCGCCAACGACATGGATCGGTACAACATCTGTAACATCCCTGCATGTCTGGACTGCTGTACTATTGGGGGGAGCGATCAGCAGTCTCCCAGTTTTCCTGGGGCTAAAATATCCTGGACGCCCGTTGACGCGGTACGTCATAGCGTTGTCCCAAGTGCTGTGGTCATCGCTGTTGATTTATCTCACCGGCGGACGCATCGAGACATATTTCCACATTTTCGTATCGTTGGCATTTTTATCATTCTATCGGGAATGGAAGCTCCTGGTCGTCCCGGCCATTTTCTTGACCCTCGATCATCTGATTCTCGGTGCTTTGTGGCCTCAGTCCGTGTATGGCGTCTTTATTGAGGGTCCGCTCCGCTGGATTGAACACACAACCTGGATCATATTTGAAGTCGTGATCCTTGCGATCGGCTGTCGCCGCAGTCAGGCAGCAATGCGAATCAGCGCTGAGTACCAAGAACAACTTACAAGAACGAACAGTCACATTGAGCAGCTAGTTCAGGAACGCACGCATGAACTGAGCCTCAATCAGCAGAAGCTCAGTACGACCCAAGCCCGTTTGCAGGCAATGCTTGATTCAACTCTCGATCCGATGATCACCATCAACTGTCGGGGTATTGTCCAAACTGCGAGCAATTCAGTTGAAACGGTGTTTGGCTGGAAACCAATCGAACTGATCGGACAGAACATCAAAGTCTTGATGCCAGAGCCGTACCGTTCCAATCACGATGGATACCTGTCCCGCTACCAACAAACCGGCAAGTCCAAACTCCTGGGACAACCACGAGAATTGAATGCCATGCATCGGGACGGAACAGTATTCCCCTGCCTGTTGACGCTTTGGAAAGTCGAAATTCCGGATCAGTCCGAACCGCTGTTTATGGGAATTCTTCGTAATATTTCTGAACAGAAGCTATTGATGACTCAACTGCATGAGAACGCGTATCATGATGTGTTGACTGGGCTGCCCAACCGATTATCAATTCTAGACTCCATCCAGGACGCGATTGATCAAAAAAAGGACGATCACTTCGCTCTACTGTTTCTGGATTTTGACGGGTTCAAACTGATCAACGACAGTCTTGGGCATGAGGTGGGAGATGAATTGCTGAAAGCGATCGCAACCCGCCTCAGAAGCGATTTGCGTGTAACGGATAAAGTTCAGGCCGCCCGTCTGGGCGGGGACGAATTCGTAGTTCTGCTCATGGGGCTGACCTCACCGGCTGATTCGATCGCCGTTACAGAGCGGCTTCTAAAAGTTCTTTCCGAGAGCTATAAATTGGGAGATCATACAATCTATTCCTCAGCGAGCATTGGCATTGTCAACAGCGAGGATCGATTTGAAAAGGCCTCTGAAATGCTCCGCGACGCCGATATGGCAATGTACGAGGCCAAGGCAGCGGGGAAGGCATGCTTTGCAGTCTTCGATCATACCTTGCATAGCAAAGCCAAGCTCCGGCTTCAAATCGAAAATGGATTACGCCAAGCAATTGAATTGAATGAACTTTTTCTTGCCTACCAACCGATCATCTCGCTGGAAACCGGCCGTCTGTCCGGGGTGGAGGCACTATTGCGATGGGTACACCCTGAACTTGGCAATATCAACCCAGATAAATTCATCTCCATCGCCGAAGAGACGGGGATGATCGTTCCCATTGGCCGTTGGGTCATCGATGAAGCATGCCGTCAGTTCGCGGACTGGAAACATTCCCAGTCAGTCGCAACCCGGCCATTGTGTGTTCACGTGAATGTATCTCGTAAGCAACTCTTATCTTCAGATTTTGCTTGGACAGTTGAACAATCACTCGCCAGACATGCCGTTCCACCGGAGTGCCTTCATTTGGAAGTGACTGAGAGCGTGATTATGGACGACCCAGCCTTCATGATTACAGTCCTGAATAATCTTAAACAATTGGGAGTGAAGATCGACATAGACGACTTTGGTACCGGGTACTCGTCATTGTCATGTCTCCATGAATTCCCGATTGACGTTTTGAAAATTGACCGGGCGTTTGTCGCGAATATCGGGAGAGTCTACAACTTTGCTGCATTGTTGCAAGCAATCCTGGCACTAGCAGACAACCTCAATCTGCAAGTGGTGGCTGAAGGGATTGAAGACGCCGATCAACTCGCCCTGCTTCAGGCATTAGGCTGCGAGTATGGACAAGGCTACTTCTTTGCCAAACCAATGCCCGCCGACGAAATCGCGGGCTTTGCAGCCTCGCGACGTAAGACAACCGTTAACGAATACGATGTATTGCCAGGAGGCTTACCGATTGTTGTCCCCGCAGAAAATGTCAACCAGCTTCAAGAGTGCGAGGCGGATGCATGA
- a CDS encoding prolipoprotein diacylglyceryl transferase codes for MTWLYPVIMLAAIVCTSLLLRRSQSQLPLTRQQKFAVGLGAFCGAMIGAKLPFAIAHAEGVWALTSWISHGKTIICGLVGGYFGVELAKWMTDVKVKTGDSFAVPVAVGIAIGRLACFQAGCCYGTPTDLPWGIQFPTAPVPILPRHPTQIYEFSFHLIAAIVLYVLHSYRLFRGQLMKLYIISYLGYRFLTEWIRPEPIWYGSLTAYQWACLVLIPLFMLLWMHDAQQQRSVSEI; via the coding sequence ATGACTTGGCTTTATCCTGTCATTATGCTGGCAGCGATTGTCTGCACTTCGCTTTTATTGAGACGATCTCAAAGCCAACTCCCGTTGACTCGTCAGCAGAAATTCGCTGTGGGACTGGGAGCGTTCTGTGGCGCGATGATCGGTGCAAAATTACCATTCGCGATTGCTCATGCGGAAGGGGTTTGGGCATTAACATCCTGGATATCCCACGGCAAGACAATTATTTGCGGACTAGTCGGAGGATACTTCGGAGTTGAACTTGCCAAATGGATGACCGATGTCAAAGTCAAAACCGGCGATTCGTTTGCGGTGCCAGTCGCTGTCGGAATTGCGATCGGGAGGCTGGCCTGTTTTCAAGCCGGCTGCTGTTATGGAACTCCCACAGATTTGCCTTGGGGAATACAATTTCCGACCGCTCCTGTGCCAATTTTACCTCGACATCCGACACAGATTTATGAATTCAGTTTCCATCTGATCGCCGCTATTGTGTTGTATGTGCTCCATTCATATAGACTGTTTCGCGGTCAACTGATGAAGTTGTATATTATCAGTTATCTGGGGTATCGATTTTTGACAGAATGGATTCGACCAGAACCGATCTGGTATGGAAGTCTGACTGCATATCAATGGGCCTGTCTGGTTCTCATCCCCTTGTTTATGTTGCTCTGGATGCACGATGCCCAACAGCAAAGGAGTGTTAGCGAAATTTAA
- a CDS encoding radical SAM protein has protein sequence MVLPLRDYTFIGTTQSLCPTCLKLLPAKIIVRNQRVYFRKSCGECGEREDFVCSDVAYFDKLEHSVPAKLPRQVGVEPKKGCPYDCGLCTEHEQHTCVGLVEVTSSCNLTCPMCFASSSPKGKHLSLDDCKKAIDRLVETEGQPELMQLSGGEPTLHPQFLEILDYAVSQPIDFVQINTNGVRFGHDPKLIEAVARHRERVEIFFQLDGLRPEVTQKLRGEDLLPLKLKAIEALGKANLNVTLGVTLQGGVNDDQLGPLIQFAKERPWIGGINFQPATYSGRHELPETLENRMTFPDVIKGIAAQTEGMFAEEDFRPLPCAHPNCHSLAYAFRFGGDFLPINRLINIDEHMDLLANGICLTREKAKQLVSTYLSRLTSSCGSSCGCDTGLIELEASFREKPELIKAAEEFFAGVMGEKVGAQQAFRITITSFLDAYNFDVRRLMKCCTHHVLPSGHIIPFCAYNVLYREGHVPLPELTAALSLSESPATT, from the coding sequence ATGGTACTTCCCCTGCGAGATTACACGTTTATCGGCACAACACAGAGTCTTTGTCCGACTTGTCTGAAGTTGCTGCCGGCGAAGATAATCGTACGGAATCAACGGGTCTATTTTCGGAAGTCGTGCGGGGAGTGTGGAGAGCGGGAAGATTTTGTTTGTTCGGATGTGGCCTATTTCGACAAGCTCGAACATTCTGTTCCCGCAAAACTTCCTCGGCAGGTGGGGGTCGAGCCTAAGAAAGGTTGTCCATACGATTGCGGTCTCTGTACAGAACACGAACAGCATACCTGTGTTGGTCTGGTCGAAGTCACTTCTTCCTGTAATTTGACCTGTCCGATGTGCTTTGCCTCCAGTTCGCCCAAAGGGAAGCATTTGTCTTTGGACGATTGCAAAAAAGCGATTGATCGTCTGGTGGAAACGGAAGGTCAACCGGAGTTGATGCAGCTTTCGGGAGGGGAGCCGACGTTGCATCCTCAGTTTCTGGAAATCCTCGATTACGCAGTTTCTCAACCGATTGACTTCGTGCAGATTAATACGAATGGGGTCCGTTTCGGTCACGATCCAAAATTGATTGAAGCAGTGGCCAGGCATCGTGAACGAGTCGAGATTTTCTTTCAGTTAGATGGACTCCGACCTGAAGTGACTCAAAAGCTACGTGGCGAAGATCTGCTCCCATTGAAACTGAAAGCGATTGAGGCATTGGGGAAGGCGAATTTGAATGTGACGCTGGGTGTGACATTGCAAGGAGGCGTGAACGATGATCAGCTGGGGCCGCTCATACAGTTTGCTAAAGAACGTCCCTGGATTGGGGGGATCAATTTTCAGCCTGCGACTTACTCCGGCAGGCACGAACTTCCGGAAACTCTGGAAAACCGGATGACGTTTCCCGATGTTATTAAGGGGATAGCCGCGCAGACGGAGGGAATGTTTGCGGAAGAAGATTTCCGTCCGCTGCCGTGTGCTCACCCGAACTGCCACAGTCTGGCCTACGCGTTTCGCTTTGGAGGCGACTTTCTTCCGATCAACCGTCTGATCAATATTGACGAGCATATGGACTTGCTCGCCAATGGAATATGCCTTACTCGCGAAAAGGCAAAGCAGTTAGTAAGTACTTATTTGAGTCGGCTGACTTCGAGTTGCGGTTCTAGCTGTGGCTGCGATACCGGACTGATTGAACTGGAGGCCTCTTTTCGTGAGAAGCCGGAGTTGATCAAGGCGGCTGAAGAATTCTTTGCTGGAGTGATGGGAGAGAAAGTCGGGGCTCAGCAGGCGTTTCGAATTACGATCACTTCGTTTCTGGATGCATACAATTTTGATGTCCGCAGACTGATGAAATGCTGTACGCACCATGTTTTGCCGAGCGGCCATATCATTCCGTTTTGCGCTTATAATGTGTTGTATCGTGAAGGGCATGTGCCTCTACCAGAGTTGACGGCTGCCTTATCTCTTTCAGAAAGCCCGGCTACCACATGA
- a CDS encoding DUF4332 domain-containing protein translates to MSLYYRTLYAWKCKGTHHKLAMEALRLLSGDQSENWRNLFLKSIEPYLTGSKDPDKKFRDFRNHVLHVQENYWGGAVKATQEWYAKARQQFADRQWSAGVYSAGVMSHYLTDVFCPLHTGQSKAETIIHRACEWSVSCSYDELIDILEEDLGGFPSITISKSDNWLEELIQTEAGLANQDYESVVKNYNFDRGAKDPPSGLDEELAKDFAKILGRAAVSLSLVLERCLKECGQQPPAVSLSLHSALSQATIPVFWITKNMADSAERKVVTRIYNELKQTGDVVENLPEENRVIATLIEKYRRGEAETSGEQVSSMKPKIKVSGTSEKVKSPPKIHPVDQEETIVDPFIQDAEPFGAKPVHSNNSVESASDDEDLDEDSPNHSEVTHLDPDSPIVDAPSIGPKTASRFKKIGIKTVGEFLESEPESIVQKLNTRWINLELVITWQQQTQLMCMVPGLRAHDVQLLTGVGVESYQDLCASTVDDLHPLISEYAASPEGQRVIRSGKIPDRLEIEDWIQNAQWCDQERAA, encoded by the coding sequence ATGTCGCTTTATTACCGGACCCTCTACGCCTGGAAGTGCAAAGGTACGCATCATAAGCTGGCCATGGAGGCGTTGCGATTGTTGTCGGGTGATCAGTCTGAGAACTGGCGGAATCTGTTTCTGAAAAGTATTGAACCTTATTTGACCGGCTCAAAAGATCCCGACAAAAAGTTCAGGGACTTCCGAAATCATGTGTTGCATGTCCAGGAGAACTACTGGGGGGGAGCTGTTAAAGCGACCCAGGAATGGTACGCGAAGGCTCGTCAGCAGTTTGCCGATCGTCAATGGTCAGCCGGGGTTTATTCGGCTGGAGTGATGAGTCACTATCTGACAGATGTTTTCTGTCCCCTGCACACCGGCCAGTCCAAAGCGGAAACAATCATTCATCGTGCCTGCGAATGGAGCGTGAGCTGCAGCTATGATGAATTGATCGACATTCTGGAAGAAGATCTTGGTGGCTTTCCGAGCATCACAATTTCTAAAAGTGACAACTGGCTTGAGGAACTCATCCAGACAGAAGCAGGACTGGCAAATCAGGATTATGAGAGTGTCGTCAAGAATTATAATTTTGATCGCGGTGCCAAAGATCCCCCTTCCGGACTCGATGAAGAGTTAGCGAAAGACTTCGCGAAAATTCTGGGACGGGCAGCGGTTTCACTTTCGCTGGTCTTGGAGCGATGCTTGAAAGAATGTGGTCAGCAACCCCCTGCGGTTTCGCTCTCTTTGCACTCAGCGTTATCACAGGCGACGATTCCCGTTTTCTGGATCACAAAGAACATGGCCGACAGTGCCGAGCGAAAAGTTGTGACTCGCATTTACAACGAACTAAAACAGACGGGAGATGTGGTTGAGAATTTACCGGAAGAAAATCGAGTCATTGCGACGCTGATTGAAAAGTATCGTCGAGGAGAAGCGGAGACTTCAGGCGAGCAGGTCAGTTCGATGAAACCAAAAATCAAAGTCAGCGGCACTTCGGAAAAAGTCAAATCCCCGCCCAAGATTCATCCTGTTGATCAGGAAGAGACCATTGTCGATCCATTCATTCAGGATGCTGAACCATTCGGAGCCAAACCAGTTCATTCAAACAATTCTGTTGAATCAGCCAGTGACGATGAGGATCTGGATGAAGACTCTCCGAATCATTCTGAGGTGACTCATCTCGATCCCGATTCGCCCATTGTCGATGCCCCATCAATTGGTCCAAAAACAGCCTCCCGGTTTAAGAAAATTGGAATCAAAACCGTTGGAGAGTTTCTGGAGTCCGAGCCGGAATCGATCGTACAAAAATTGAATACTCGCTGGATCAATCTGGAGTTGGTTATCACCTGGCAACAGCAAACACAACTCATGTGTATGGTGCCCGGCTTGCGTGCACATGATGTACAACTACTGACCGGAGTAGGCGTGGAATCCTATCAGGATTTGTGTGCCTCAACCGTGGATGATTTGCATCCTCTCATTTCAGAATACGCGGCTTCACCAGAAGGCCAGCGTGTGATTCGCAGTGGAAAAATTCCTGATCGCCTTGAAATAGAAGATTGGATTCAGAATGCTCAGTGGTGTGATCAGGAACGGGCGGCATAA
- a CDS encoding site-specific integrase, translating into MRRQHSLAGPSDTPCQAWKFALHILWESGFRISEVLEFSWDDDQKIHPMWDDRQSSHNTVIVPPSQKNGRLQEIPMLPGLKEILLNVPENDRQGYVVNLELKRKRNEQLSIGCISRTIAQIGKEANVVVTKENESTGIRAKYASAHDLRRGCAARLMNSGVSAETLKVIMRHADFATTEKHYGAIRSAQAAGDELQEKLKSKTKKSALVGG; encoded by the coding sequence ATGCGCCGCCAGCATTCACTCGCCGGCCCGTCTGATACTCCATGCCAAGCATGGAAATTCGCTTTGCATATTCTTTGGGAAAGTGGATTCCGAATCAGTGAGGTGTTGGAATTTTCGTGGGATGATGATCAGAAGATTCACCCAATGTGGGATGATCGTCAATCTTCTCACAACACAGTGATTGTTCCACCTTCTCAGAAGAATGGACGATTGCAGGAAATCCCGATGCTCCCAGGTCTCAAAGAGATTTTATTGAATGTTCCAGAAAATGACCGGCAAGGATATGTAGTCAATCTGGAATTGAAGCGAAAACGGAATGAGCAGTTATCGATTGGCTGTATCAGTCGAACAATTGCTCAAATCGGCAAGGAAGCCAATGTGGTTGTGACGAAGGAAAACGAGTCGACCGGGATACGAGCTAAATATGCAAGTGCTCACGATCTCCGTCGAGGATGTGCCGCAAGATTGATGAATTCTGGAGTCTCAGCCGAGACGTTGAAAGTGATCATGCGACATGCCGATTTCGCGACCACGGAAAAGCATTATGGAGCCATTCGTTCTGCCCAAGCGGCAGGGGATGAACTCCAAGAGAAGCTGAAATCGAAAACCAAGAAATCAGCATTAGTAGGGGGATAG
- a CDS encoding HDOD domain-containing protein: MTQQELPDVLEWIVPPIVGASLDKIRHIATLPAVAHKIMSLVNDVNATAKDVNKIMAADPALCARILKVVNSTFYGLPQQIASIDRAVMLLGFNAVKNIAIAASLDKLFRTTKIGSHFDARDLWAHSIAVATGARALAKDMRLALTDEAFLAGLIHDIGITIEMQACPQKFADMTEVLASEPNLAFRQVEERVLGATHESFGAALCRKWQFPLKLEHVVRFHHKPMLLPESDRVLPAIIHVADILAARTGIGYTRTVETVQVDQQILNELDLSEDDIEAVADTLPDAILETQQLFNV; this comes from the coding sequence ATGACTCAACAAGAACTTCCTGACGTTTTAGAATGGATTGTGCCGCCAATCGTTGGAGCGAGCCTCGATAAAATCCGGCACATTGCGACTCTGCCTGCTGTCGCGCATAAGATCATGTCTCTTGTCAACGACGTCAACGCAACAGCAAAGGATGTCAACAAGATCATGGCAGCTGATCCAGCATTATGTGCACGGATCCTCAAAGTTGTAAATTCCACATTCTATGGTTTGCCTCAACAGATTGCATCGATCGATCGCGCTGTCATGTTGCTTGGATTCAACGCTGTTAAGAACATCGCAATCGCTGCCAGTCTCGACAAGCTGTTTCGAACAACGAAAATCGGATCTCACTTCGACGCACGCGATCTCTGGGCGCACTCCATCGCGGTCGCGACAGGCGCTCGTGCACTTGCAAAAGATATGCGACTTGCCTTAACCGATGAGGCATTCCTAGCAGGTTTGATTCACGACATCGGAATCACGATCGAGATGCAAGCATGTCCTCAAAAGTTCGCTGACATGACTGAGGTTCTCGCAAGTGAACCAAACCTGGCGTTCCGACAGGTCGAGGAACGTGTCCTAGGTGCGACACATGAATCGTTCGGTGCAGCTCTCTGCAGAAAATGGCAATTTCCTCTGAAACTCGAGCACGTAGTCAGGTTTCATCATAAACCGATGCTGCTTCCCGAATCGGATCGCGTACTGCCGGCAATCATCCATGTCGCGGACATCCTGGCCGCTCGCACAGGAATCGGATATACACGCACCGTAGAAACCGTCCAAGTTGATCAGCAGATACTCAACGAACTAGACCTCAGCGAAGACGACATAGAGGCTGTCGCTGATACACTCCCTGACGCAATCCTGGAAACGCAACAACTCTTCAATGTGTAG
- a CDS encoding arsenate reductase ArsC — MKRVLILCTGNSCRSQMAEALWESLGKGAWESESAGSKPSGYVHPLAIKAMQELEIDISRHQSKSLEQFKDQNFDLVVTVCDNAKESCPVFTGAQQTYHWPFDDPADATGTEEEQMVFFRRVRDEIQEKISTYLNTNS; from the coding sequence ATGAAACGCGTTTTGATCCTCTGTACTGGCAACTCCTGCCGCTCTCAAATGGCAGAAGCACTCTGGGAGTCACTTGGGAAGGGAGCCTGGGAGTCGGAATCGGCTGGTTCTAAACCCTCCGGTTATGTTCACCCACTGGCCATCAAAGCGATGCAGGAACTGGAGATCGATATTTCCCGCCATCAAAGCAAGTCGCTCGAACAGTTCAAGGATCAGAACTTCGATCTGGTCGTCACTGTTTGCGACAATGCGAAAGAATCTTGTCCTGTATTCACGGGTGCTCAGCAAACTTACCACTGGCCATTTGACGATCCTGCTGATGCAACGGGAACGGAAGAGGAGCAGATGGTTTTCTTTCGACGTGTCCGCGATGAAATTCAAGAAAAAATCTCTACTTATTTGAATACAAACTCTTAA
- a CDS encoding IS30 family transposase encodes MSHTHLTAEERDSIAHMHALGHSRIEIARELSRDPSTISRELRRNSDATGKYFAGKADRKARRRRQLCKLPWKLNHAPLKEFLLDKLSLKWSPEQIAGQLLRLHPREARMRISIETIYAWIKANKKQGGNIYRQLRQSRKKRRKRYGTGISRRCDPTKKPMDQRPVSARNRSRIGHWESDTIEGQKGTGYIVTHVERKTGYLVASYLPDKKASTLNAASVFAFEGLPSSLIRTLTTDNGSEFSGHRELEQALHCAIYFAPARQPWQRGQNENTNGLLRQYFLKGSDFRKLKAEDIQAAVMELNNRPRKKYQFKSPHELFEPKTRAFQN; translated from the coding sequence ATGTCACACACGCATCTTACTGCTGAGGAACGTGATTCCATAGCGCACATGCACGCCCTGGGACACTCTCGAATAGAAATTGCGCGCGAGTTATCCCGAGACCCCAGCACGATCTCCCGAGAACTGCGGCGGAATTCGGATGCGACCGGGAAGTATTTCGCCGGGAAAGCCGACCGCAAAGCGCGACGGCGTCGACAACTCTGCAAACTCCCCTGGAAACTCAACCACGCTCCGCTCAAAGAATTCCTGCTCGATAAGTTGTCTCTCAAGTGGTCGCCGGAACAGATTGCAGGTCAACTCTTGCGACTGCATCCTCGGGAGGCCAGAATGCGAATATCCATTGAGACGATTTACGCCTGGATCAAAGCAAACAAAAAGCAGGGCGGCAACATCTACAGGCAGCTGCGTCAATCGAGAAAGAAACGCCGCAAACGCTACGGCACAGGGATCTCCAGACGATGCGACCCGACCAAAAAGCCAATGGATCAGCGACCGGTTTCTGCACGCAATCGTTCGCGGATCGGGCACTGGGAATCGGATACCATCGAGGGTCAAAAGGGGACCGGCTACATTGTCACGCATGTCGAACGCAAGACCGGCTATCTTGTGGCGAGCTATCTGCCGGACAAGAAAGCATCGACGTTGAACGCGGCTTCGGTGTTTGCGTTTGAGGGGTTGCCATCGTCATTGATTCGAACTTTGACGACGGACAACGGGAGTGAGTTTTCGGGTCATCGAGAGTTGGAGCAAGCCCTGCATTGTGCGATCTATTTTGCTCCGGCTCGCCAGCCGTGGCAACGCGGCCAGAATGAGAACACCAACGGGCTTCTGCGGCAATACTTCCTGAAGGGGAGCGATTTCCGTAAACTGAAAGCCGAGGATATTCAAGCGGCTGTGATGGAGTTGAACAACCGGCCTCGCAAAAAGTACCAATTCAAATCACCACACGAACTGTTCGAACCCAAAACCCGTGCATTTCAAAATTGA